One genomic window of Clostridium taeniosporum includes the following:
- the rpsU gene encoding 30S ribosomal protein S21, giving the protein MSEIKVGENETLESALRRFKKKCARAGVLSEVRKREHYEKPSVKKKKKSEAARKRKFK; this is encoded by the coding sequence ATGTCAGAAATTAAAGTTGGAGAAAACGAAACACTTGAAAGTGCTTTAAGAAGATTTAAGAAGAAGTGTGCTAGAGCTGGGGTTCTTTCAGAAGTAAGAAAGAGAGAACATTATGAAAAGCCAAGCGTTAAGAAAAAGAAAAAATCAGAAGCTGCTAGAAAGAGAAAGTTTAAATAA
- a CDS encoding GatB/YqeY domain-containing protein, with protein MPTIKEKLQEDWKASLKAKDKFRANTISTAKSAILLVEKTDNVKLEDDEVINILAKEVKQRRESMLEFEKGNRQDLVDQCKAELEILLEYLPQQLSEEEIKQIVKDSADEMGASSIKDMGKVMSAIRPKIVGRADNKLVSQIVKEYLNK; from the coding sequence ATGCCAACAATTAAGGAAAAACTTCAAGAAGATTGGAAAGCCTCTTTAAAGGCTAAAGATAAATTTAGAGCTAATACAATTAGTACAGCTAAATCTGCTATATTATTAGTTGAAAAGACTGATAATGTTAAGCTTGAGGATGATGAAGTTATTAATATTTTAGCAAAAGAAGTTAAGCAAAGAAGAGAATCTATGCTTGAATTCGAAAAGGGAAACAGACAAGATTTGGTAGATCAGTGTAAAGCTGAACTGGAAATTTTGTTGGAATACCTTCCTCAGCAGTTAAGCGAAGAAGAAATAAAACAAATAGTAAAAGATTCAGCTGATGAAATGGGTGCAAGTAGCATTAAAGATATGGGTAAAGTTATGTCAGCTATTAGACCTAAAATTGTAGGTAGAGCTGATAATAAACTTGTAAGTCAGATTGTTAAAGAATATTTAAATAAATAA
- the yqfC gene encoding sporulation protein YqfC, whose product MEDKFQRGREKVLDKLEFPKDIVLDLPKIIVIGNKEITIENHKGIMAFENNMIKINSRIGAVIIKGEKFEILFIGENTITISGIFRGISYEG is encoded by the coding sequence ATGGAAGATAAATTTCAAAGAGGAAGAGAAAAAGTACTTGATAAATTAGAATTTCCAAAAGATATTGTCTTAGATTTGCCAAAGATTATTGTTATAGGAAATAAAGAGATAACAATAGAAAATCATAAAGGTATAATGGCTTTTGAAAATAATATGATAAAAATAAACTCTAGAATTGGTGCTGTTATAATAAAAGGTGAAAAATTTGAAATACTTTTCATAGGGGAAAACACCATTACTATAAGTGGAATTTTTAGAGGAATATCTTATGAGGGATAA
- the yqfD gene encoding sporulation protein YqfD → MILDRLKIGKITVEVNSLIPEKIFNILWQRGINVTKIVKLNITTVRFQIPFDSYKEVKEVVNRTKGKVRIVGKSGIIVLLLSIKRKLSLCIGAGLFLLVLYLLSNYIWAIDIQTRNNLSPFEVRKELTSIGIKPGLKKSDINVYNIEKKMEDLDSEVMWVRARIEGSTLRIIVAEKVNPPIIEKVLPEQVLAKMDGEVKRVFTFSGNSAVKPGDIVKKGDVLIFPIQGNEGFEKEVKPSGKVIANTFYEKSMEVQISGEKIQRTGEKDSDIYLNFWGKKIYLKKAINDFKYYDKIEETGGLLNKVIYFKKEGKGVDLDKDKVAEDTVEKLRKSLQKDLINDAKIIDNKVNVENISKNTICIKVIFTVEQDIAENIS, encoded by the coding sequence ATGATATTAGATAGATTAAAAATAGGAAAAATAACAGTAGAGGTTAATAGTCTGATACCTGAAAAAATATTTAACATACTTTGGCAAAGAGGAATAAATGTAACTAAAATAGTTAAACTTAATATAACTACAGTAAGGTTTCAAATACCATTTGATTCATATAAAGAAGTTAAAGAAGTGGTTAATAGAACAAAAGGAAAAGTTAGAATTGTAGGAAAAAGTGGTATAATAGTTTTATTATTATCAATAAAAAGAAAGCTATCATTGTGTATTGGAGCAGGATTATTTTTATTGGTTTTGTATTTGTTATCTAATTATATCTGGGCTATAGATATACAAACTAGAAATAATTTATCACCATTTGAAGTGAGGAAAGAGCTTACTTCTATAGGTATAAAACCAGGATTGAAAAAATCCGATATAAATGTATATAATATAGAAAAAAAGATGGAAGATTTAGATTCAGAGGTCATGTGGGTAAGAGCTAGAATTGAAGGATCTACATTAAGAATAATAGTAGCAGAGAAAGTCAATCCACCAATTATAGAAAAAGTACTGCCAGAACAGGTATTAGCAAAAATGGATGGAGAGGTTAAGAGAGTATTCACATTCTCAGGAAATTCAGCTGTAAAACCTGGCGATATAGTAAAAAAAGGTGATGTTTTAATTTTTCCTATACAAGGCAATGAAGGTTTTGAAAAAGAAGTTAAACCAAGTGGTAAGGTAATAGCTAATACCTTTTATGAAAAGTCAATGGAAGTACAAATAAGTGGAGAAAAAATTCAAAGAACTGGAGAAAAAGATAGTGATATTTATTTAAATTTTTGGGGTAAGAAAATTTATCTAAAAAAAGCTATAAACGATTTTAAATATTATGATAAAATAGAGGAAACTGGTGGTTTATTAAATAAAGTGATATATTTTAAAAAAGAAGGAAAAGGTGTTGATTTAGATAAAGATAAAGTTGCAGAAGATACTGTAGAAAAATTAAGAAAATCATTACAGAAAGATTTAATAAATGATGCTAAAATAATAGATAATAAAGTAAATGTAGAAAACATTTCTAAAAATACAATATGCATAAAGGTTATATTTACGGTTGAACAGGATATAGCAGAAAATATATCTTAA
- a CDS encoding HD family phosphohydrolase, protein MNLKKNKKQNNKKRDNLKFKKSKYLALFITIFVVIYILLLTAIAPKQFNLQEGDIARVDIKAPRDTIDQKETKEKQNEAMEKVDKQYTVKNEVKVQAEDNITSLFDEVLNLNATNMDEASKITELKKLTQFELTDSEYKEIINTPKETLIDLEWKIVNIIDNIYKKDIQENNENALENAQKEAVNSIEELNLKSPLKELLKDITKSQINPNLFYDGEKTEEMKKEAQKNTSKVIIKKNQIIIKEGEPVTAEQIAIINELGLLDNGGNGKYIYVYLSLALFLVVILFLQYSYIYLNYKEIFFNHKRLILISLINIISLILARSIGAVSPFLIPFAFGAMLLTLLLNYKISIIISIFNCAIISALVEFNPQVMLLVFINAILGGVMLKKMQQRNELIYTTIYISVVSAILTLSTGVILSSNLKEIFMISLFSVIGGVVSGILALGVLPFLEGTFNEVTAIKLLELSNPNNPLLKKLLMEAPGTYHHSMLVANLAEMAAEEVGANTVVARIGAYYHDVGKTERPYFFGENQIGRENPHDKISAKLSAQIIISHVKDGLKLAREHKLPLVIQDIIAEHHGTTLVKYFYYTMKNNSENPDDVKEKDYRYSGPIPSSKEAAIVMLADGIEAAVRSIKEPNKEKIEEMVNNIIKDKLNSKQLINCDLTLKDIEKIRVCFLNALNGIYHQRVEYPKEKL, encoded by the coding sequence ATGAATTTAAAAAAGAATAAGAAACAAAATAATAAGAAACGAGATAATTTAAAGTTTAAAAAGTCAAAGTACTTAGCTTTGTTTATAACTATATTTGTTGTAATATATATTTTACTTTTAACAGCAATAGCCCCTAAGCAATTTAATTTGCAAGAAGGAGATATAGCTAGAGTTGATATAAAAGCACCAAGAGATACAATAGATCAAAAAGAAACAAAAGAAAAACAAAATGAAGCTATGGAGAAAGTTGATAAGCAGTATACAGTAAAAAATGAAGTAAAAGTTCAAGCAGAAGATAACATAACATCTTTATTTGATGAGGTTTTAAATTTAAACGCTACAAATATGGATGAGGCAAGTAAAATAACTGAATTAAAAAAATTAACACAATTTGAATTAACAGACAGTGAATATAAAGAAATAATAAATACACCAAAAGAAACATTAATTGATTTGGAATGGAAAATAGTTAATATAATAGATAATATTTACAAGAAGGATATTCAAGAGAATAATGAAAATGCACTCGAAAATGCACAAAAAGAAGCGGTGAATTCTATTGAAGAACTTAATTTAAAAAGTCCATTAAAAGAATTATTAAAAGATATAACTAAATCTCAAATAAATCCAAATTTATTTTATGATGGTGAAAAAACAGAAGAAATGAAAAAAGAGGCTCAAAAAAATACTTCTAAAGTTATAATAAAAAAGAACCAAATTATAATAAAAGAAGGGGAGCCAGTAACTGCGGAACAAATTGCTATAATAAATGAATTAGGTCTTCTAGATAATGGCGGAAATGGCAAGTATATATATGTTTATTTATCATTAGCATTATTTTTAGTTGTTATACTATTTTTGCAATATAGTTATATATATTTAAATTATAAGGAAATATTTTTTAATCATAAGAGGTTGATTCTCATTAGTTTAATTAATATAATTTCACTTATTCTAGCCAGAAGTATAGGTGCAGTTTCACCATTTTTAATCCCATTTGCATTTGGAGCTATGCTGCTTACATTACTTTTAAATTATAAAATTTCAATTATAATAAGTATCTTTAATTGTGCTATAATAAGTGCTTTAGTTGAATTTAACCCACAAGTAATGTTATTAGTATTTATAAATGCTATTTTAGGTGGTGTTATGCTAAAGAAGATGCAGCAAAGAAATGAATTGATATATACAACTATATATATATCAGTAGTTAGTGCTATATTAACTTTATCTACAGGTGTAATTCTATCTAGTAATTTAAAAGAAATATTTATGATAAGTTTATTTTCTGTTATTGGGGGAGTTGTATCAGGAATACTTGCTTTAGGTGTATTACCATTTTTAGAAGGAACCTTTAATGAAGTTACAGCTATCAAATTATTAGAATTATCTAATCCTAATAATCCATTATTAAAAAAATTACTTATGGAAGCTCCAGGCACGTATCATCATAGTATGCTAGTTGCTAATTTAGCTGAGATGGCAGCAGAAGAGGTTGGTGCAAATACAGTGGTAGCTAGAATAGGTGCTTATTATCATGATGTTGGTAAAACAGAACGACCTTATTTCTTTGGAGAAAATCAAATTGGTAGAGAGAATCCACATGATAAGATAAGTGCTAAGCTTAGTGCACAAATTATAATATCACATGTAAAAGATGGATTAAAATTAGCTAGAGAACATAAATTACCACTTGTAATTCAAGATATTATAGCAGAGCATCATGGAACTACTTTGGTAAAATATTTTTATTATACTATGAAAAATAATTCTGAAAATCCTGATGATGTAAAAGAGAAAGACTATAGATATTCAGGTCCGATTCCAAGTAGTAAGGAAGCAGCGATAGTGATGCTTGCAGATGGAATTGAAGCGGCAGTTAGATCCATAAAAGAACCTAATAAAGAAAAAATTGAGGAAATGGTTAATAACATAATAAAGGATAAGTTAAATTCTAAGCAATTAATTAATTGTGATTTAACACTTAAAGATATTGAAAAGATAAGAGTATGTTTTTTAAATGCATTAAATGGTATATACCATCAAAGAGTTGAATATCCAAAAGAAAAATTATAG
- the ybeY gene encoding rRNA maturation RNase YbeY produces MIYVDNRQEKIEVSNEFTNHLKRVIEFALKEEEVHIPSEISLLFVDNEEIRKINNETRNIDRATDVLSFPMLDYPEKKVFKEVYKENNFSKSDFDGEELVLGDIVLSLERALEQSKEYNHSYEREASYLVVHSVLHLLGYDHMEDDDKVVMRKREEEILNALDIRR; encoded by the coding sequence ATGATTTATGTTGACAATAGACAGGAAAAAATAGAGGTGAGTAATGAATTTACAAATCATCTAAAAAGAGTAATAGAATTTGCATTGAAAGAGGAAGAGGTTCATATTCCAAGTGAAATATCTTTGTTATTTGTTGATAATGAAGAAATTAGAAAAATAAATAATGAAACAAGAAATATAGATAGAGCTACAGATGTTTTATCTTTTCCTATGCTAGATTATCCAGAAAAAAAGGTATTTAAGGAAGTTTATAAAGAAAATAATTTTTCAAAATCAGATTTTGATGGAGAAGAATTAGTTCTTGGAGATATTGTATTATCTTTAGAAAGAGCTCTAGAACAAAGTAAGGAATATAATCATTCTTATGAAAGAGAGGCTTCTTATTTGGTAGTACATTCAGTATTACATCTTTTAGGATATGATCATATGGAAGATGATGATAAGGTAGTAATGAGGAAAAGAGAAGAAGAAATATTAAATGCACTTGATATAAGGAGATAA
- a CDS encoding diacylglycerol kinase: MKFKKVLDSFNNAINGIVETVRTERNMKIHLIVALLILTACFFFDVTKYEFLILAITITMVISAEIINTAIEAVIDLKANYYHPLAKIAKNAAAGAVLVTAINAVLVGYIIFWDKLSYFSYNLINKVKKSEPYTIFIVLVIVCIATIIIKAIFGEGTPLKGGMPSGHSALAFSIATAISLITEEPICVMLSYLMALITAQSRVDSEVHSVLEVIVGALFGILLTMFIFVVFRI; this comes from the coding sequence ATGAAATTTAAAAAAGTTTTAGATAGTTTTAATAATGCTATAAATGGAATTGTAGAGACTGTTAGAACAGAACGTAATATGAAAATACATTTAATAGTAGCATTATTAATATTAACAGCATGTTTTTTCTTTGATGTAACCAAATATGAATTTCTTATATTAGCCATAACAATTACTATGGTTATAAGTGCAGAAATAATTAATACAGCTATAGAAGCTGTAATAGATTTAAAAGCAAATTATTATCATCCTTTAGCTAAAATAGCTAAGAATGCAGCTGCAGGAGCTGTATTAGTTACTGCAATTAATGCAGTATTAGTAGGATATATAATATTTTGGGATAAATTATCTTATTTTTCATATAACTTAATTAATAAAGTAAAAAAATCAGAACCATATACAATATTTATTGTTCTTGTAATAGTCTGTATAGCTACAATAATAATAAAAGCAATATTTGGAGAAGGAACCCCATTAAAAGGGGGAATGCCGAGTGGACATAGTGCTTTAGCATTTTCAATCGCAACAGCTATTTCTTTAATTACAGAGGAACCTATATGTGTTATGCTTAGTTATTTAATGGCTCTTATAACAGCACAAAGTAGAGTAGATTCGGAAGTTCATTCCGTATTAGAGGTTATTGTAGGTGCACTTTTTGGAATTTTGCTTACTATGTTTATATTTGTAGTGTTTAGAATATGA
- the era gene encoding GTPase Era: MFKSGFVTIVGRPNVGKSTLLNYIMGEKLSIVSNKPQTTRNNIQTILTGEDYQVVFVDTPGIHKPKHKLGEYMVNSAKDSTNDVDLVLFLTNPDEEIGKGDKFILESLKEKKCPVYLVLNKIDENTQERVAKSLEMYSSEFNFKEIIPISAMKGKNVDILLNLMKEELPEGPKYYPEDMITDVPERFVVSEIIREKALRCLRDEVPHGIAVDIIQMKQSDNGTYHIEVDLICEKASHKGIIIGKSGQMLKKIGETSRYELERFLRTKVNVKIWVKVRKEWRDNQNLLKELGYKKK, translated from the coding sequence ATGTTTAAATCAGGATTTGTTACAATAGTTGGTAGACCTAATGTAGGAAAATCAACTTTATTAAATTATATAATGGGGGAGAAATTATCAATAGTTTCTAATAAGCCTCAAACAACTAGAAATAATATTCAAACAATATTAACAGGTGAGGATTATCAAGTAGTATTTGTAGATACACCTGGTATTCATAAACCAAAGCATAAATTAGGTGAATATATGGTTAATTCAGCTAAAGATTCAACTAATGATGTTGATTTAGTTTTATTTTTAACTAATCCAGATGAAGAAATAGGTAAAGGTGATAAATTTATTTTAGAATCACTAAAAGAAAAAAAGTGTCCAGTATATCTTGTTTTAAATAAAATTGATGAAAATACGCAAGAAAGAGTAGCTAAAAGTTTAGAAATGTATTCAAGTGAATTTAATTTTAAAGAGATAATTCCTATATCTGCAATGAAAGGAAAGAATGTGGATATATTACTTAACCTAATGAAAGAAGAGTTACCAGAAGGTCCTAAGTATTATCCTGAAGACATGATAACAGATGTTCCAGAAAGATTTGTAGTTTCTGAAATAATTAGAGAAAAAGCTTTGAGATGTTTAAGGGATGAAGTACCTCATGGTATTGCAGTAGATATAATTCAAATGAAACAAAGTGATAATGGAACTTATCATATAGAAGTAGACTTGATTTGTGAAAAAGCTTCACATAAAGGCATAATAATAGGTAAAAGTGGTCAGATGTTAAAAAAAATAGGTGAGACTTCAAGATATGAACTAGAAAGATTTTTAAGGACGAAAGTTAATGTTAAAATATGGGTTAAAGTAAGAAAAGAGTGGAGAGATAATCAAAATCTGTTAAAAGAATTAGGATATAAGAAAAAATAA
- the recO gene encoding DNA repair protein RecO, which translates to MVFLALFESKAVIIKSQDFKENDKLIWLYTEELGKIAAIAKGAKKNKNKTFSITLPLCYGEYMLYKGKNLYTIQEGRIINSFQGLLENLDKLTYSSYLCELIDICTPDEEKNKQIFIDLITTFYLLDTNVLDYELLVRAFELKLLRNTGYSLELENCCICNKKIPSSNYISLSNYGGVCDGCPKEYGLYISKATYNALKFLLKMRVDKVYRLNLTDKIKEELEKITNYLICNNYSKKPKSLEMLKFIKE; encoded by the coding sequence ATGGTCTTTCTGGCACTTTTTGAAAGTAAAGCTGTTATTATAAAATCACAGGATTTTAAAGAAAATGATAAATTGATTTGGCTTTATACAGAAGAGTTAGGTAAGATTGCTGCTATAGCAAAAGGAGCAAAGAAGAATAAAAACAAAACTTTTTCAATTACCTTACCTTTATGCTATGGGGAGTATATGTTATATAAGGGGAAAAACTTGTATACGATTCAAGAAGGAAGAATAATTAATTCTTTTCAAGGATTATTAGAAAATTTAGATAAACTTACTTACTCATCTTATTTATGCGAACTCATAGATATATGTACACCTGATGAGGAAAAGAATAAACAGATTTTTATAGATTTGATTACTACTTTTTATCTTTTAGATACAAATGTTTTAGATTATGAATTATTAGTTAGAGCATTTGAATTAAAATTATTAAGAAATACAGGATATTCATTAGAATTAGAAAATTGCTGTATATGTAATAAGAAAATACCATCATCTAATTATATAAGTTTATCAAATTATGGTGGGGTATGTGACGGATGTCCTAAAGAATATGGATTATATATTTCAAAAGCTACTTACAATGCCTTAAAATTTTTATTAAAAATGAGGGTTGATAAGGTATATAGACTTAACTTAACTGATAAAATAAAAGAGGAATTAGAAAAAATAACAAATTACTTAATATGCAATAATTATTCTAAGAAACCTAAAAGCTTAGAAATGCTAAAATTTATTAAGGAGTGA
- a CDS encoding DUF4342 domain-containing protein produces MNNITLEKVDMIIERTGVSYALAKQALEECDGDVLEALIYLEDSMKNEENVEYNIHDDKENMNIEELKYFIKDLIHKGNITRIKIKKEDTELVDIPVNAGIAAGVIAVLIPPILVAGVIAAVATKITIEITKEDGSVEIINKYVSKVSNEVKDKAVDIADKMKSKVDEVKNKVKTNSDDEKSKVYTGNETVYTYKVDFDDQD; encoded by the coding sequence ATGAATAATATTACATTAGAAAAAGTAGATATGATAATAGAGAGAACAGGAGTTAGCTATGCTTTAGCTAAACAAGCGTTAGAAGAATGTGATGGAGATGTTTTAGAAGCATTAATTTATTTAGAAGATTCAATGAAAAATGAAGAAAATGTGGAATATAACATTCATGATGACAAAGAAAATATGAATATAGAAGAATTAAAATATTTTATTAAAGATTTAATTCATAAAGGGAATATAACAAGAATAAAAATAAAAAAAGAGGATACTGAATTAGTAGATATTCCTGTAAATGCAGGAATAGCTGCAGGAGTTATTGCTGTATTGATTCCGCCAATATTAGTAGCAGGAGTTATTGCAGCAGTTGCAACAAAAATAACAATAGAAATAACTAAAGAAGATGGTTCTGTTGAAATTATTAATAAATATGTATCTAAAGTTTCAAATGAAGTGAAAGATAAGGCCGTTGATATTGCTGATAAAATGAAATCTAAAGTAGATGAAGTAAAGAATAAAGTAAAAACAAATAGTGATGATGAAAAATCAAAAGTATATACAGGAAATGAAACTGTTTATACATATAAAGTTGATTTTGATGATCAAGATTAG